Within the Telopea speciosissima isolate NSW1024214 ecotype Mountain lineage chromosome 4, Tspe_v1, whole genome shotgun sequence genome, the region ATCTGATCGCCCGATGCATTGATATTGCACAATTTTGAAGGTGACCAATACTGATACCTTATCAGGGAACTAGTAccgacaaagggtaaaatagtgagaaaaaaaaacctatctTTTAAGAAAAATTAGGGATAAGTTTGTCTGATACAGTTAATCTGTGCCGATATCATATGGATTTTGAAGGCAATCAATACCGTACCGGACcggataccatgcactaaaaccatgttgtGACTATATAACTCAAACAAAAGGCAGCTCACGGGTTGGGCCGAGGGATCTAGACTTTAAGACCATTGGCCACACAGGTTTGacaaatagaaaagaactgTTCGACTTTGACAAATAGAAAAACTTTGCCTATTGAATCAAGGAACTAAACGAGTATTCAACTTTGTCAATTAATAGAAGACCGTCGAAGAACTGGCCCTACTGAACTAATTGCCTGAGATGAGGTCATGATTGGCCTGGATCTAAGGAGAACAGTTCAAAGTCAATTCTCAAAAAATAGGAATCTGTGCCGAGTCTAGATCTTTGATGGACATGTTCAAGTAATTGACAAATGAATATTTACCTttgacaattaaaaaaaaaatttttaaaactttGACACATTTAGGTATGAGTCTAACTAGGGATTTTGCAACCAAACCATGGTTGACTTGAGGTCGGGCTGGGATATCAAGAAACAGTCTAAGACTGGTTCTCTAGGGTTCAGGGTGGGCCAGGTCTGAATCGTCTGACATTGATTTGTCATTTTTGTATTATCTTTTAtacaaaataaattatttttttaatatattttatcaATGGTGTATATTAAATTCATGATCCACATCTTGTAtacatattttatatttataggGGTGGTGTTTTCTGGGTGGGATGCAAGGCCATGCCGTGCATGCCAAGCAATGAGAGCGCACGCGATGGCACAAAAGGGGGCGGAATTTCCGCTATACATGGGggcatggtggtcatttcagTCCCTGTTGTGCATGGGCGTGggcgtggcccctgcatcccacgcagaaaacattctcccatatttATAATACGTAGTTTTGGATATATATAACATTGCAACAGCCTTGAAAATTTTATTGCGGGCTCTGGGTGGGCTTGATTTTGCTAGGCCAAACTTGCACAGTCTCACCCATAATCCTGACACCAACTCATTACTGACCCcttcttttaataaaaaaaatacagatgtGAGCTAGCCTACTctacaataaaaaataaggcTAAGAGAACGCGACCCTGTCGCCCAGCACATGTCGCCCCTGCCCTCAGACACAAaggcatgcaaaatgaccaccacactcCTAGTCAATTCAATGTTACCAaggggtgtggcggtcattaCACGCAcccctatgtctgggcataggggAGGCATGCATTGCGCGATCGGATGGTATTCTTTCTCCCAAGAATAAATTATATGAAGGAATGAAGTTCAAGTGTGGatccaaaataggaatcgagaTTCCACAATTTTTTAGAGAGAATCTATACTCAGTACAATTTCCTCTCGAGTTTGTGAATCTTTTTGACGTTTAGTTTACAAGATTTTCTTTATAAGTGTTTTTAGAACATGTAACTTCCTTTTGCATCCCCTGTGTTTTATTcctcaatttttttaatcatgggtaaaaaatgatttttaaaataatttgaaagtataCTAATTATCTTGTCATTTTCAAGAATTGTCATTGTCTAACACAGTTTTGCACATGTGAAATAATAGGACTTTACcttcattaaaagaaaaggtaatATACTAAATCGGCAAAAGAAAAAGTacaattataaattatttgattatttgacacttttaagagatgCCAGAAATCTTTTAATGCCTCTTATATTTTTCTGTTAAAGAATTTTCTATCTACACATTCATGTCTTTTAGTATTAAAAACTCTATTAACATTTTATGCAGCACTGGATTTGATTAAAAATGTTGGAGTACAAGCAATTATTGGACCTCAAACATCTGAAGAAGCAGAGTTTTTGGCTAAGATGGGGAGCATGGCTCATGTACCCATCATATCTTTCTCTACTATtagctcttctctttctcccaccCAATTCCCTTATTTCATCCGATTCGCTCAAAATGATTCATCTCAAGTTAAAGCCATTGCTGCAGTTCTCAAAGCTTATGAATACAAAGAAGTAACTCTTATCCATGATAATACCCATCGTGGAACTGCAGCAGTACCATACCTTATTGATGGCCTTCAAGAAATTGGCACTCATGTTCTTCGACGAATTGTGCTGCACCATGATATGAAAGGGTCAGAGATTGAGGATATTTTGTGCGAATTAGGAGGTAAAAGCACAAGAGGAGTCTTCATTGTTCATCTATCTTTGTCCCTTGGTAGCCAATTTTTCTTACATGTCAAGGAGATGGGGATGATGAAATCATCTGGATTTTCGTATAAATGGATTATAATGAGTGGACTCACAGATCTCATGAGATACATGGAACCTTCTCTGCTCAGTTCCATGAATGATGTTATAGGCATTAAGACTCGTGTGCCATTATCCGGACCACATCGAAGGTTTATGGCTCAATGGAGGAAACAATTTGGAAAAGATCACTCAAAGGAGAGATTGCAGCTCAATGTGTATGGATTATGGGCATATGATGCAACATTTGTGGCTGCAAAAGCAGTTAATAGAGCTAGTTTGTGTTTAAATGGAGAGCCACCATGGTCACCACTACTCTCAGAAAGCAAAGTATAAGATAATTCATCATCAACAGATTTGTTTAACATGAGTGTCACTCAGATGGGTTCAGAAATTTTGAAGCATATCAAAAAAACTAGATACACAAATGGCGTAAGTGGTGAAATTCATTTGGTGAATGGTGAGTTACAATCTTCCAGTTTTGAGAAAGTTAATGTGAAAGAGAAAATCCAGAAAATTGGGTATTGGAATCCAAAGGATGGTCTCTTTTGGAGTCTGAGTTCAATTGACACAGTTGGAAAAAACTTTCATGTTGTTCAACAGGCCAGATCAGTACTAGATACTACTTCCAGTGACAAAGTATTGAAAATTGGAGTTCCTGTTAAGACAACATTTCCTGAATTCATCAACATCAGTCGCAGCTCCAATGATAAGAAGCAAATTGTGACTGGTTTTTCATATGAGGTCTTTGAAAATGTTATGAAAAGCATAAAATATACAGGCTCTTATGAATTTTTTCCATATGAGAATGAGAATGGTGATCCTAAAGGAGATTACAATGAACTTATACAACAAGTATATCACAAGGTGAGCTAATAAAACTatcattattttctatttagttTTTGCTGATTCGAGTTAttcatttctaatttcttcatttATAAATTAATGACTGAGAACATG harbors:
- the LOC122659201 gene encoding glutamate receptor 2.2-like, giving the protein MNFWAYLPPERHPMGSYYKLSDRKLGPLEVLARINPNAYRLKLPSHMKIHDVFNVLHLTPFVEDSSNDEDSNSETNSFLQGGNDAAQLQTTAEGDRESRSRQNTPNSVIGKVAERCISMALSDFYAVHPNYNSKIVLHVRDSRGDAVNAASAALDLIKNVGVQAIIGPQTSEEAEFLAKMGSMAHVPIISFSTISSSLSPTQFPYFIRFAQNDSSQVKAIAAVLKAYEYKEVTLIHDNTHRGTAAVPYLIDGLQEIGTHVLRRIVLHHDMKGSEIEDILCELGGKSTRGVFIVHLSLSLGSQFFLHVKEMGMMKSSGFSYKWIIMSGLTDLMRYMEPSLLSSMNDVIGIKTRVPLSGPHRRFMAQWRKQFGKDHSKERLQLNVYGLWAYDATFVAAKAVNRASLCLNGEPPWSPLLSESKV